DNA from Agrobacterium vitis:
GATCAGTTCCACAGACTTGGAAGCTCCGCTTCGCGAGGTCGATCGCAAGGATATGCACCTGCGTCATCTGCCTTTCCTCCGTGAGCGCCACCATGGCGCTGGGCAGGCATCATACTTCGATGCCGGCCGGAGGGGGCATCACCCCATCAGTTCACGTCGCTGCTATCCCAGAGATTTCGTTTCTCCTCGGATACTTGGAGCCGCACTCGTTCTATCATTCTATCATGCTTTCGAACGTGGACAGGTACGACATCTGAACAATTACAGCACGAGCTGAGAACACGGTCCGGTAACACAGGCTGAGCATTTCGATTTGAGCTCCGATACGTCGAGCGTCTCCTTCGGGAGGATGGATATCGGACCAAACATGTCGAGGACGCCAACCACTTCTTATCGAGCACAGCCCTGACGGTGCGGCAGGTGGCGAAGGAACTTCAAGAATCCGAGTGAGTTATTTCCGCAAACCAACCAGGAGGTTCGAAATGGTAACCACAACTCGCGGACGCAATCAAGACAGGGCTCGTGTCGCGGCAGGACAGGATCACGAAGTGAGCTACGAGGCGAAGAAGGAGGGCGTGTCCCAGTCAGAGGTCAAGGAGGCTGTAAAGTCTGTCGGGAACAGCCGGACCGATGTCGAAGAGAAGCTCAAGAATGAATGACAGCGGTCTCCTCGGCACGGTAGCAGATACCCGTCCGCTCGACGGTCGCGAGACAGACGAAACAAGGCAGACAGCATTGCGCGATGTGCAGCGTGCCGAAGTTTCGTTGATGGTGACGAAGGACAGCGGCCTCGGCAGCCCTGATTTAGCTGCGGAAAGGCGAGTGGCTGATGGAGCGACGCCGCGCAGGGGACCCCATCAAAACTGTCGCCGTCTACGGGCGACCGCTCAATCTACGCGATGAAGGCGTCGATGAATGTGAACGTTGCCTAGGGTCGCTCAGTCTGCGTCACGCGAACGGCGCGAGGGATGATCTCGAACCTAGCATTGGGGAGCGCCGCCGCGAAGGCGGCGCTATATTGCGGCGTTACGATCCTATCGCTTTCGCTTCAGATCAGCGTGAGCGATGGGGTGGACGCTCCCACTCAACGGCATCTTCGTGCCAGAATGGTTGTGTTGGAAACCATTACAAAGGAGAGCGTCCATGGAAAAGGTTAGCATAATCGGCTTGGATTTGGCCAAAAGCATAATTCAAATCCATGCGGCCAGCGTAGACGGCTCGGTGCTTTTTCGGCGGAAGATTTCGAGCAAGAAGTTGCTTTCCTTCCTATCGGAGGTCGATCCTTGCGTTGTGGCGATGGAAGCATGTGCCGGAAGCCACCATTGGGGCCGCGAGATTGCCAAACTTGGGCATCGAGTGAAGCTGATTGCGCCCATTTACGTCAAGCCGTTCGTCAAGCGCCAGAAGAACGATGCAGCCGATGCGGAAGCTATCTGCGAGGCGGCTATGCGACCAACTATGCGTTTCGTCGCAGTCAAAAGTGAGGAGAAGCAGGCTGCGGCGACGGTATTCAAAGTACGTGACCTTCTCGTGCGGCAAAAGACCCAGATTATCAATGCGCTGCGTGGTCTAATGGCAGAGTTTGGAATTACCGTTCCACAAGGGCCCTCACATGTCGGAGTTCTGATCAATCACGTTGAAGATGATAGCTCAAGCTTGACGGAGGCAGCACGCGCACCCTGTTTGGCACTGGTTTTGACGCTGCGGGCACTCATTGATAAGGTTCGGGAACTTGATCTGGAGATTGGTCGGAGGGCTCGGCATGATGATGTTGCCAAGCGGCTCATGAGCATTCCCGGAATTGGCCCTGTCATCGCAACGGCGCTCGAAGCCTTAGCGCCGCCAGTTGAGACATTTACACGAGGTCGAGATTTCTCCGCGTGGATGGGTTTGACACCGCGGCAGCATTCGTCTGGCGGCAAGCCACGGCTCGGCAAGACCTCGAAGATGGGGCAGCGAGATCTTCGACGACTGTTGATCATAGGGGCATCAGCCGTTGTTCGCTGGGCGTCAAGGCGCGGGGCGGTTGAAGGGTCCTGGTTGTCGCGCATGATCGGCAAAAAGCCGCCGATGCTGATCACCGTTGCACTCGCCAACCGTATGGGGCGTATTGCCTGGGCGCTTATGACAAACGGAGGCCGCTACGAGGAAAAGAGGATCGCAGCATAAGATCAGCTCTGGCGGAGAGGATTTCTAATCCGCCATTGCGAGTGTAGGCAGGTCGAACGAAGGATATGGACAAACGGTCAAGAGACGGGATTAGGAAAACCAGTTCTGCCGGACGGCACCTCGAGTGCGCGTGAGCGTGTTGGACCTGATCTGCGAACTCCCATATGGGCCCGCGACGTACTACGGTCGCAACGAGAGGCCGGACACACGTCAGCACCCGAACAACGTTCAAGACTGAGTGAAGATTTTGCTTGCATTCGAGGGAGCGTCCACACACGTCCGGCGAACGCATTTTCGTCTGGTCGAGCGGACGACTATGGGATGCGCTTTGCCTCATCGGCCATGACACGCTCGATCGTATCGGTATCGCATTGTTCGCCATCGAGGAACTGACGTATTCTACCGTCGCACGCCCGTATGTTGGAAAGGAGATTTTGAAGGTCGTCGATTCCATCTTCGGTCAGACCCTTCGTGTCATCTTTACTGCCATCGCGGAGCTAAACCAGTTCGCCCTCGGAGATACTGTCCGAGTTGGCGGCCACCTCACGGCCGCTTAGCGTTGTAGAGCCCCTTTACCGCATGATGCTCCAGCGACTTCCGCTCGGCCGAGCGAGAGCAGTTCAACAAGTTTAATAGGCGGATCGTACATCTGAAGATTGAATAAAATATATGCCGCACTATTTAGGAGGCGAAGCGTTCGCTCGATGGCGCCTGGCATTGGGGGCACTTTTGATGATGGTGAATGGTAATAGCTCGGACCGCGCTCCGCCGTTGCAGACCGTTATAGTCACCGGGGGCAATTCCGGTCTGGGTTATGCCTGCGCCAGCGCGTTGCTTGCGGCGTCTCCGCCGTGGCACGTCGTTATTGCCTGCCGCGATCCGGTACGTGCGCAAAGCGCTGTTGAAGCGTTGCGTGAATTCGCGGCGCCCGGCGCGAAGGTCCAAGCGATGGATCTTGATCTCGCATCCCTTGCATCGATCCGTGCCTTTGCGGCGAAGCTGGACGGCACATTAAAAACGGCGAGTTTGCCTCCGCTTCATGGCCTCGTCTGCAATGCCGCTGTGCAAGGTGCAAAGACGTTCACAGTCGATGGTTTCGAGACGACTTTCGGTGTCGGTCATCTGGGGCATTATTTGCTTGTCAACCTGCTCTTGCCGCTGATGGAGAAGCCGGGTCGCATCGCCGTCGTGGCCAGCGGCGTGCATGATCCAGCGGAGCTGGCGAAGGTGCCGGCCAGCGCCGGTGTGCCCGTGCCTGCCTGGAACACGCCAGCTGCGCTGGCCAAAGGCGAACTCGGTCCGGAAGCGGCAAATGACGACGCCGGGGCGGACCGTGGTCGGCGCTATTCGACCACTAAGCTTGCCAACGTCTATTTCACCTATGGCCTCGCGCCACTGCTGCCTGTGGGCATCACGGTCAACGCCTTCGATCCCGGATTATGCCGGGAACCGGGCTTGCCCGCGACTATCCCGCGATCGCGCGCTTTGCATGGCATGCCATCCTTCCAAGATTGCTCCCATTGTTGCGATTGATCCTGGTGAAGAACATCCACACGCCCGAGGAGTCCGGCTCGGCGCTGGCGAGACTGATCGTGGACCCGGCGCTTGCCGCAACGAACGGAAGATATTTCGAGGGCATGCGCGAAATTCCGTCTTCGGTTGAATCGTATGACGAGGGACGAGCACAGGAGCTTTGGCGTGATAGTGCGACTCTCACCGGCATAGTGTAGCTGGTATTGCCAGGTTGTTTGACCCCAGCATTTCGGGTAGCGAGACGAATGAAGGTACCCAGCTCATTTCCCCGTCTGAAGGAGGTTGGTTTTCCGAGTGAAATTATTGCCTACTTGGTTTGGATCTACCATCGGTTTGCCCTGAGCACGGCCGAGGTGGAAGACATTCTGACCGAGCGTGGCGTGATTGTCGGCCGGGAAACTGTTCGTCTGGTGTTGTCACGTTAACTGGCTTGCAGTTGCCTACGTTTTGGGTTGGGCGTAAATTCTGGCCTTTGCCAGTGACATCGCCGCTGAGCTGGAGCTGAAGCTGGCTTCAGCGCCGAAGAAAAGGTTGGATCACAAGCGGCTGAGCCATCTGCCGAAGCACTTTTTTGGGATCGAAGCAATCCTGTGCCCGCCCGGTAGCTGGAAGGAGGAAGGCGTTCCGCCACCGGATTTCGTGCAGAAATCCTTGAGAGAGTTGTATCGTGGGGAGGAGGCTAGCGCCGTAGGCAAGGATCATCGGGATGCGGTCATCCGTCGCCTCGTGGAGCCGAGCAGCCTTGTCGTCAGCAGCGATGTTGGTCGTCGCTTGCCGGACGGTCCTTCGATCCGCGTTAGGCAACATGACGTGGACGTTCCGACGATCACTTTTATTTCAGGGCGAACGACGGATGATCGGACGCCGAAAATCACCAACAATCCCGAAGCCCCGCAAGGGTGAGGTAAATGGCGGCGCTCTTGCGCCGCCGGCGAACTTCATGAACGGGATAGGGTCTCTGCCCTAAGGTCATGCAGGAGCAAAGAGATCGAGCCAGTCTTCTCAAATCTTGCGACAATACAAACAGTTAGCGATTGACTCTTCGAATGATCCTCTAGAAATTCCACCCATAGGCACGTGCCTGCGAGATTGGGGTGAGCTATGCTGCTTTTGTAGACCTTGAATGGGGAAAGCCTTCTCTAGACCGCCGCCATAACACAACTGTACTAATTACATTGCGGTGTGTTTTGCGATAAATGATGCACTCATATTAATGAAAGCCGCAGCAGGACGCCAAGCCGCGGATAAGAGTAACGGCGTCCGCGATGGTTACGACCTTACGGAGCATCGCACTTCAGGCTCCCAACCGCCAGGAGCCGACCTTGAAACACGAACCTCCACATCTCTTCCGTCCAGAAGTTCGTGAAGCTCAGTCTCTCGGTTGGATGGGTAGACCGGTTGTCATTCAGAGCTTACCGTTTCAATTGAGTGCGGTGGTGTCGCTGTTGCTCGTTGCCGCCGCTGTCTTGATGATAACATTCGGGCACTACGCACGGCGAGTCCGGGTTGAGGGGATCATGATGCCTTTGACTGGAATCAGCCGCATTGCTTCACCCCAGAACGGATGGATCAGCAAGCAATGGGTTAACGACGGAGACAAAGTCTTTCTCGGTCAACCGTTGTACACTCTTCGCCTCGATATCACGGCGTCGAGTGGATCCACCGAAGAAGCTGTGATCGCTTTATTGAGAGAGAAGAGAGGAGTTTTACGCGCTGACCTCGGCAGGCAGGATGCGATCAACCGAGAAAAAAAGGCCGGACTAGAACACGTTCGCCAGAGTGTCGAAGCCGAGGGAAGGCTGATTGACGACCAGATTGCCCTGGCGTCGGAACATGTTGATCTGTTGAAGGCAATGGCCGACAAGCAGAAGGCCAATTTAAAACGCGGCTTTGCCAAGGATTCTGATTACGAACCACGCCTGCAGAACGTCATGTCACAGCAGGCACAGATAAAACAATTGATGCGTGATCGAGCCGAAATCGAGACGCGCTTACAAGACACTTTGTCCCAGCTAGCCTCTTTCGATCTCAACGCCGCGTCCGAGCTAAGCAAAATGAAGCAGGAAATCATCGACGTCGAACAACGGCTTTCTGAGAGCGAAGCAAAATGGGAAATCACTCTCACTGCGCCGAGAGATGGCACTGTAACTGCGCTAATCGGCC
Protein-coding regions in this window:
- a CDS encoding HlyD family secretion protein, with the protein product MKHEPPHLFRPEVREAQSLGWMGRPVVIQSLPFQLSAVVSLLLVAAAVLMITFGHYARRVRVEGIMMPLTGISRIASPQNGWISKQWVNDGDKVFLGQPLYTLRLDITASSGSTEEAVIALLREKRGVLRADLGRQDAINREKKAGLEHVRQSVEAEGRLIDDQIALASEHVDLLKAMADKQKANLKRGFAKDSDYEPRLQNVMSQQAQIKQLMRDRAEIETRLQDTLSQLASFDLNAASELSKMKQEIIDVEQRLSESEAKWEITLTAPRDGTVTALIGHVGQTVSSGAPLLSVLPEGDPLSAQLLVPSSAIGFVKEGQRVLMRYDSFPYQKFGQYRGVVAAISGTTLSGEEMQVSGLGTPEAGQREHMYRVTVHPDQPAVLAYGKLVSIQPGMKLEASILADARPLYQWILDPLYSLGRATSTDGLVR
- a CDS encoding IS110 family transposase — protein: MEKVSIIGLDLAKSIIQIHAASVDGSVLFRRKISSKKLLSFLSEVDPCVVAMEACAGSHHWGREIAKLGHRVKLIAPIYVKPFVKRQKNDAADAEAICEAAMRPTMRFVAVKSEEKQAAATVFKVRDLLVRQKTQIINALRGLMAEFGITVPQGPSHVGVLINHVEDDSSSLTEAARAPCLALVLTLRALIDKVRELDLEIGRRARHDDVAKRLMSIPGIGPVIATALEALAPPVETFTRGRDFSAWMGLTPRQHSSGGKPRLGKTSKMGQRDLRRLLIIGASAVVRWASRRGAVEGSWLSRMIGKKPPMLITVALANRMGRIAWALMTNGGRYEEKRIAA
- a CDS encoding DUF3606 domain-containing protein, coding for MVTTTRGRNQDRARVAAGQDHEVSYEAKKEGVSQSEVKEAVKSVGNSRTDVEEKLKNE
- a CDS encoding SDR family NAD(P)-dependent oxidoreductase, with translation MMVNGNSSDRAPPLQTVIVTGGNSGLGYACASALLAASPPWHVVIACRDPVRAQSAVEALREFAAPGAKVQAMDLDLASLASIRAFAAKLDGTLKTASLPPLHGLVCNAAVQGAKTFTVDGFETTFGVGHLGHYLLVNLLLPLMEKPGRIAVVASGVHDPAELAKVPASAGVPVPAWNTPAALAKGELGPEAANDDAGADRGRRYSTTKLANVYFTYGLAPLLPVGITVNAFDPGLCREPGLPATIPRSRALHGMPSFQDCSHCCD
- a CDS encoding DUF6615 family protein, which translates into the protein MAFASDIAAELELKLASAPKKRLDHKRLSHLPKHFFGIEAILCPPGSWKEEGVPPPDFVQKSLRELYRGEEASAVGKDHRDAVIRRLVEPSSLVVSSDVGRRLPDGPSIRVRQHDVDVPTITFISGRTTDDRTPKITNNPEAPQG